In Vitis riparia cultivar Riparia Gloire de Montpellier isolate 1030 chromosome 19, EGFV_Vit.rip_1.0, whole genome shotgun sequence, the following proteins share a genomic window:
- the LOC117908504 gene encoding probable tetraacyldisaccharide 4'-kinase, mitochondrial isoform X2, whose amino-acid sequence MEKLRKVVNEIAYTTPLSQNLSKLSPLQCSLIPLLFLSSSFYTLALSLRHFLYRHRLFRQHRLPVPVISVGNMTWGGNGKTPMVEFMALWLANSGISPLILSRGYAGGDEAKMLQRRLLGRSAKIGVGANRAATAAHFFERYGYVDTGPATCLERLCFDQTRGSHLDVDEIGAVILDDGMQHRRLWRDLEIVMVNGLMPWGNCHLLPLGPLREPLTALRRADVAIVHHADLVLEQSLEDVELKMQEIKESLPIFFTRMAPSHFLEMENINSKMPLRSVCDKVVLCVSAIGFANAFVETIGRIGALYVDRLDFSDHHLFQAKDVEMIRMRLGKLQDKFGLKPVVVVTEKMTSLALCIVLWSAINVN is encoded by the exons ATGGAGAAATTGAGGAAAGTGGTGAATGAAATTGCTTACACAACGCCACTATCTCAAAACCTCTCTAAACTCTCGCCTCTTCAATGCTCTCTCATCCCTCTCCTCTTTCTCAGTTCCTCTTTCTACACCCTCGCTCTCTCCCTCCGCCACTTCCTCTACCGCCACCGCCTTTTTCGCCAACACCG GTTGCCAGTGCCAGTTATCAGCGTCGGAAATATGACGTGGGGAGGCAATGGGAAGACGCCCATGGTTGAATTCATGGCCCTCTGGTTGGCCAATTCTGGAATTTCACCTCTGATTCTTTCTAGG GGTTATGCTGGTGGGGATGAAGCTAAAATGCTTCAAAGGCGGCTTCTTGGAAGATCTGCTAAGATTGGTGTGGGTGCAAACAGGGCAGCCACTGCTGctcatttttttgaaagatatGGTTACGTGGATACTGGCCCTGCTACATGCTTGGAGAGGCTTTGTTTTGACCAAACAAGGGGAAGTCATCTTGATGTAGACGAAATTGGTGCGGTGATTCTAGATGATGGAATGCAG CATCGGAGATTGTGGCGTGATCTGGAGATTGTTATGGTAAATGGACTGATGCCATGGGGAAACTGTCATTTACTCCCACTTGGACCTTTGAGGGAACCTTTGACTGCACTCAGACGAGCAGATGTTGCCATAGTCCATCATGCAGACTTG GTACTAGAACAAAGTCTCGAAGATGTTGAACTAAAGATGCAAGAAATCAAAGAATCTCTCCCTATTTTCTTCACTAGAATGGCTCCCTCACACTTCTTAGAAATGGAAAATATCAACTCCAAAATGCCTTTGAGATCTGTATGCGACAAGGTTGTGTTATGTGTTTCTGCAATTGGTTTTGCAAATGCCTTTGTGGAGACAATTGGGAGG ATAGGAGCATTGTATGTGGATCGACTAGACTTCAGTGACCACCATTTATTTCAAGCCAAG GATGTTGAGATGATTAGAATGAGACTTGGAAAACTACAGGACAAATTTGGTTTGAAGCCTGTTGTTGTCGTTACTGAAAAG ATGACGAGCTTAGCCCTTTGCATTGTATTGTGGAGCGCCATAAATGTGAACTGA
- the LOC117908504 gene encoding probable tetraacyldisaccharide 4'-kinase, mitochondrial isoform X1, with the protein MEKLRKVVNEIAYTTPLSQNLSKLSPLQCSLIPLLFLSSSFYTLALSLRHFLYRHRLFRQHRLPVPVISVGNMTWGGNGKTPMVEFMALWLANSGISPLILSRGYAGGDEAKMLQRRLLGRSAKIGVGANRAATAAHFFERYGYVDTGPATCLERLCFDQTRGSHLDVDEIGAVILDDGMQHRRLWRDLEIVMVNGLMPWGNCHLLPLGPLREPLTALRRADVAIVHHADLVLEQSLEDVELKMQEIKESLPIFFTRMAPSHFLEMENINSKMPLRSVCDKVVLCVSAIGFANAFVETIGRIGALYVDRLDFSDHHLFQAKDVEMIRMRLGKLQDKFGLKPVVVVTEKDYDRDPEILKNLDPFQVLILCSNLQFIPRDGRSEDSFKKLVKQLLEVKLSDGN; encoded by the exons ATGGAGAAATTGAGGAAAGTGGTGAATGAAATTGCTTACACAACGCCACTATCTCAAAACCTCTCTAAACTCTCGCCTCTTCAATGCTCTCTCATCCCTCTCCTCTTTCTCAGTTCCTCTTTCTACACCCTCGCTCTCTCCCTCCGCCACTTCCTCTACCGCCACCGCCTTTTTCGCCAACACCG GTTGCCAGTGCCAGTTATCAGCGTCGGAAATATGACGTGGGGAGGCAATGGGAAGACGCCCATGGTTGAATTCATGGCCCTCTGGTTGGCCAATTCTGGAATTTCACCTCTGATTCTTTCTAGG GGTTATGCTGGTGGGGATGAAGCTAAAATGCTTCAAAGGCGGCTTCTTGGAAGATCTGCTAAGATTGGTGTGGGTGCAAACAGGGCAGCCACTGCTGctcatttttttgaaagatatGGTTACGTGGATACTGGCCCTGCTACATGCTTGGAGAGGCTTTGTTTTGACCAAACAAGGGGAAGTCATCTTGATGTAGACGAAATTGGTGCGGTGATTCTAGATGATGGAATGCAG CATCGGAGATTGTGGCGTGATCTGGAGATTGTTATGGTAAATGGACTGATGCCATGGGGAAACTGTCATTTACTCCCACTTGGACCTTTGAGGGAACCTTTGACTGCACTCAGACGAGCAGATGTTGCCATAGTCCATCATGCAGACTTG GTACTAGAACAAAGTCTCGAAGATGTTGAACTAAAGATGCAAGAAATCAAAGAATCTCTCCCTATTTTCTTCACTAGAATGGCTCCCTCACACTTCTTAGAAATGGAAAATATCAACTCCAAAATGCCTTTGAGATCTGTATGCGACAAGGTTGTGTTATGTGTTTCTGCAATTGGTTTTGCAAATGCCTTTGTGGAGACAATTGGGAGG ATAGGAGCATTGTATGTGGATCGACTAGACTTCAGTGACCACCATTTATTTCAAGCCAAG GATGTTGAGATGATTAGAATGAGACTTGGAAAACTACAGGACAAATTTGGTTTGAAGCCTGTTGTTGTCGTTACTGAAAAG gACTACGATCGGGACCCAGAGATTCTTAAAAATTTGGATCCTTTCCAAGTTTTGATACTGTGTTCCAATCTGCAATTTATACCCCGTGATGGACGTTCTGAGGACAGCTTCAAGAAATTGGTGAAGCAGCTTCTGGAAGTAAAATTATCAGATGGAAACTAG
- the LOC117908504 gene encoding probable tetraacyldisaccharide 4'-kinase, mitochondrial isoform X3, with amino-acid sequence MTWGGNGKTPMVEFMALWLANSGISPLILSRGYAGGDEAKMLQRRLLGRSAKIGVGANRAATAAHFFERYGYVDTGPATCLERLCFDQTRGSHLDVDEIGAVILDDGMQHRRLWRDLEIVMVNGLMPWGNCHLLPLGPLREPLTALRRADVAIVHHADLVLEQSLEDVELKMQEIKESLPIFFTRMAPSHFLEMENINSKMPLRSVCDKVVLCVSAIGFANAFVETIGRIGALYVDRLDFSDHHLFQAKDVEMIRMRLGKLQDKFGLKPVVVVTEKDYDRDPEILKNLDPFQVLILCSNLQFIPRDGRSEDSFKKLVKQLLEVKLSDGN; translated from the exons ATGACGTGGGGAGGCAATGGGAAGACGCCCATGGTTGAATTCATGGCCCTCTGGTTGGCCAATTCTGGAATTTCACCTCTGATTCTTTCTAGG GGTTATGCTGGTGGGGATGAAGCTAAAATGCTTCAAAGGCGGCTTCTTGGAAGATCTGCTAAGATTGGTGTGGGTGCAAACAGGGCAGCCACTGCTGctcatttttttgaaagatatGGTTACGTGGATACTGGCCCTGCTACATGCTTGGAGAGGCTTTGTTTTGACCAAACAAGGGGAAGTCATCTTGATGTAGACGAAATTGGTGCGGTGATTCTAGATGATGGAATGCAG CATCGGAGATTGTGGCGTGATCTGGAGATTGTTATGGTAAATGGACTGATGCCATGGGGAAACTGTCATTTACTCCCACTTGGACCTTTGAGGGAACCTTTGACTGCACTCAGACGAGCAGATGTTGCCATAGTCCATCATGCAGACTTG GTACTAGAACAAAGTCTCGAAGATGTTGAACTAAAGATGCAAGAAATCAAAGAATCTCTCCCTATTTTCTTCACTAGAATGGCTCCCTCACACTTCTTAGAAATGGAAAATATCAACTCCAAAATGCCTTTGAGATCTGTATGCGACAAGGTTGTGTTATGTGTTTCTGCAATTGGTTTTGCAAATGCCTTTGTGGAGACAATTGGGAGG ATAGGAGCATTGTATGTGGATCGACTAGACTTCAGTGACCACCATTTATTTCAAGCCAAG GATGTTGAGATGATTAGAATGAGACTTGGAAAACTACAGGACAAATTTGGTTTGAAGCCTGTTGTTGTCGTTACTGAAAAG gACTACGATCGGGACCCAGAGATTCTTAAAAATTTGGATCCTTTCCAAGTTTTGATACTGTGTTCCAATCTGCAATTTATACCCCGTGATGGACGTTCTGAGGACAGCTTCAAGAAATTGGTGAAGCAGCTTCTGGAAGTAAAATTATCAGATGGAAACTAG